In the Silvanigrella aquatica genome, TTTCTGTCCAATTATACGTGCAAGATAACTGCTACCAAGACCGCCATCAAAGGAACCTACTTTAGGGCCCGTTTGCCCAAATTTGGCATTATCTCCCGCAATAGTTAAATCACAAACAACGTGAAGAACGTGACCGCCACCGATGGCATATCCTGCTACCATAGCAACAACAGGCTTCGGCATAGAGCGGATAGATTTTTGCACATCTAAAATATTTAAACGCGGCATGCCATCTTGACCAACATAGCCGCCGTGGCCTCTTACTTTTTGATCTCCACCGGAACAAAAAGCTTCTTTACCTTCACCTGTTAAAATAATCACTCCAATTTTTGAATGATCTCTACAGATTTCAAGAGCTTCAAGAAGCTCTTTTACTGTTTCTGGTCTAAAAGCATTTCTGACGTGTGGCCTATTAATTGTTATTTTTGCAATACCATCTTCCGTTCTCTCTAACTTAATATCAACAAATTCTTTCATACTATGCCAAATATTTGAATTCATGAGACATCTCCTTGCTGAATCTTTGTTCTACAGATCAAAATCCTTTTAGCTTAATACTGCGCTTAAGCACAACAATTCAAGCAGTTTATTGATAAAGAAAATTTTAAACCCTCGCTACAGAATGTGGAGTAAGCTTAATAAAATTGCTTACCATTAACTTTGAATTATTTATAATACTATTAACATTTGTATTTAAATAAATAAA is a window encoding:
- the menB gene encoding 1,4-dihydroxy-2-naphthoyl-CoA synthase is translated as MNSNIWHSMKEFVDIKLERTEDGIAKITINRPHVRNAFRPETVKELLEALEICRDHSKIGVIILTGEGKEAFCSGGDQKVRGHGGYVGQDGMPRLNILDVQKSIRSMPKPVVAMVAGYAIGGGHVLHVVCDLTIAGDNAKFGQTGPKVGSFDGGLGSSYLARIIGQKKAREIWFLCRQYSAQQALDMGLVNHVVPVDELETETLKWCREILEHSPLALRCLKAALNADCDGQIGLLDFAGNATLLYYLSEEAKEGKEAFIEKRKPDFNKFDRFP